A region of Macaca thibetana thibetana isolate TM-01 chromosome 20, ASM2454274v1, whole genome shotgun sequence DNA encodes the following proteins:
- the LOC126944882 gene encoding hemoglobin subunit alpha-A/Q/R/T, whose translation MVLSPADKTNVKAAWGKVGGHAGEYGAEALERMFLSFPTTKTYFPHFDLSHGSAQVKGHGKKVADALTLAVGHVDDMPQALSALSDLHAHKLRVDPVNFKLLSHCLLVTLAAHLPAEFTPAVHASLDKFLASVSTVLTSKYR comes from the exons ATGGTGCTGTCTCCTGCCGACAAGACCAACGTCAAGGCCGCCTGGGGTAAGGTCGGCGGGCACGCTGGCGAGTATGGTGCGGAGGCCCTGGAGAG GATGTTCCTGTCCTTCCCCACCACCAAGACCTACTTCCCCCACTTCGACCTGAGCCACGGCTCTGCCCAGGTTAAGGGCCACGGCAAGAAGGTGGCCGACGCGCTGACCCTCGCCGTGGGGCACGTGGACGACATGCCCCAAGCGCTGTCCGCGCTGAGCGACCTGCACGCGCACAAGCTTCGGGTGGACCCGGTCAACTTCAAG CTCCTGAGCCACTGCCTGCTGGTGACTCTGGCCGCTCACCTCCCCGCCGAGTTCACCCCTGCGGTGCACGCCTCCCTGGACAAGTTCCTGGCTTCTGTGAGCACCGTGCTGACCTCCAAATACCGTTAA
- the HBM gene encoding hemoglobin subunit mu produces the protein MLSAQERAQIAQVWDLIAGHEAQFGAELLLRLFTVYPSTKVYFPHLSSCQDATQLLSHGQRMLAAVGAAVQHMDHLRAALSPLADLHALVLRVDPANFPLLIQCFHVVLASHLQDEFTVEMQAAWDKFLTGVAVVLTEKYR, from the exons ATGCTCAGCGCCCAGGAGCGCGCCCAAATCGCGCAGGTCTGGGACCTGATCGCGGGCCACGAGGCGCAATTCGGGGCGGAGCTGCTGCTCAG GCTCTTCACAGTATACCCCAGCACCAAGGTCTACTTCCCGCACTTGAGCTCCTGCCAGGACGCGACGCAGCTGCTGAGCCACGGGCAGCGCATGCTGGCGGCGGTGGGCGCGGCGGTGCAGCACATGGACCACCTGCGCGCAGCGCTGAGCCCACTGGCGGACCTGCACGCGCTCGTGCTGCGCGTGGACCCAGCCAACTTTCCG CTGCTAATCCAGTGTTTCCACGTCGTGCTGGCCTCCCACCTGCAGGACGAGTTCACCGTGGAAATGCAAGCGGCGTGGGACAAGTTCCTGACTGGTGTGGCCGTGGTGTTGACGGAAAAGTACCGCTGA
- the LOC126944888 gene encoding hemoglobin subunit zeta, which translates to MSLTKTERTLIVSMWAKISTQADTIGTETLERLFLSYPQTKTYFPHFDLHPGSAQLQAHGSKVVAAVGDAAKNIDNIGAALSKLSELHAYVLRVDPVNFKLLSHCLLVTLAARFPADFTAEAHAAWDKFLSVVSSVLTEKYR; encoded by the exons ATGTCTCTGACCAAGACTGAGAGGACCCTCATTGTGTCCATGTGGGCCAAGATCTCCACTCAGGCCGACACCATCGGCACCGAGACTCTGGAGAG GCTCTTCCTCAGCTACCCGCAGACCAAGACCTACTTCCCGCACTTCGACCTGCACCCGGGGTCCGCGCAGCTGCAAGCGCACGGCTCCAAAGTGGTGGCCGCCGTGGGCGACGCAGCGAAGAACATCGACAACATCGGCGCCGCCCTGTCCAAGCTGAGCGAGCTGCACGCCTACGTCCTGCGCGTGGACCCGGTCAACTTCAAG CTCCTGTCCCACTGCCTGCTGGTCACCCTGGCCGCGCGCTTCCCCGCCGACTTCACGGCCGAGGCCCACGCCGCCTGGGACAAGTTCCTATCGGTCGTATCCTCTGTCCTGACCGAGAAGTACCGCTGA
- the LOC126944886 gene encoding hemoglobin subunit zeta-like: MSLTKTERTLIVSMWAKISTQADTIGTETLERLFLSYPQTKTYFPHFDLHPGSAQLHAHGSKVVAAVGDAAKNIDNIGAALSKLSELHAYVLRVDPVNFKLLSHCLLVTLAARFPADFTAEAHAAWDKFLSVVSSVLTEKYR, translated from the exons ATGTCTCTGACCAAGACTGAGAGGACCCTCATTGTGTCCATGTGGGCCAAGATCTCCACTCAGGCCGACACCATCGGCACCGAGACTCTGGAGAG GCTCTTCCTCAGCTACCCGCAGACCAAGACCTACTTCCCGCACTTCGACCTGCACCCGGGGTCCGCGCAGCTGCACGCGCACGGCTCCAAGGTGGTGGCCGCCGTGGGCGACGCAGCGAAGAACATCGACAACATCGGCGCCGCCCTGTCCAAGCTGAGCGAGCTGCACGCCTACGTCCTGCGCGTGGACCCGGTCAACTTCAAG CTCCTGTCCCACTGCCTGCTGGTCACCCTGGCCGCGCGCTTCCCCGCCGACTTCACGGCCGAGGCCCACGCCGCCTGGGACAAGTTCCTATCGGTCGTATCCTCTGTCCTGACCGAGAAGTACCGCTGA